DNA from Pseudomonadota bacterium:
CACCATGAGCCGGCGGTCGAGCCGGGTGGCGAGCTCGTGTAGCCAGTCAATCACATACGGCGCGCGTTGCCCGTAGGCCTGCACCACGACGCCGAACCCGTCCCAACCGGCGAGCGACGGGTCCGACACCACCGCCTCGATGACGTCGAGCGACAGCGACAGGCGGTCGGCCTCTTCCGCGTCGATGTTGAAGCCCATGCCTGCAGACTTTGCCAGCAAGGCGAGCGAGCGGGTGCGCGGCACGAGTTCCGCCATGACGCGGTCGCGCTGCGCCACCTCGTAGCGCGGGTGCAGCGCCGAGAGTTTGACCGAGATGCCCGGGTTGGCGCGCACCGCGTCCGCGGTGCAGGCCTTGGCGAGCTCGCTGATCGCCTCGGAGTACCCGAGGTGGTAGCGGCGGGCGTCGGCTTCGGTGCGCGCGGCTTCGCCCAGCATGTCGTAGGAGTAGCTGTATCCCTTGCCTTCGAACGGGGCCGCGCGTTCCATCGCCTCCTCGATGGTGCGGCCAAGCACGAACTGCGAGCCAAGTTCGCGCATGGCGCTGGCCACCGCGACCCGAATCACCGGCTCACCGAGGCGTTTGACGACACCGTGCAGTGCGCCGATCAGGCCGGACTCGTCCTCGTCGCGCAGCACCTTGCCGGTCAGCAGCAGTGCCCAGGTGGACGCGTTGACCAGCGAACTGCTCGACTGGCCGAGGTGTTTGCCCCAGGCCGACGGCGCGATCTTGTCTTCGATCAGCGCGTCGATGGTCTCGGCGTCGGGCACGCGCAGCAGCGCCTCGGCGAGGCACATCAACGCGACGCCCTCGGTGGTCGAGAGCCCGTACTCGGCGAGGAACACCTCCATGAGACCCGGGTCCTCGGCCGCCCGAATGCGCAGCACCAGCGCGACCGCGCGCGCCGAGATGCGGGCGCGCGTGTCCGCGTCGAGCGGCGCGGCAGCGCACAACGCCGCCAGCGCCTCGGCTTCGCTCTGGACGTGGGCGGCGTCGATGCGCGCGCGCACGTCGTTCAGTGTCGATGGGCTCATATCGCGTCTCCTGTGTGTGCCGTGCCGCTGGCGGGCACGGTGTCATCGCCGCCAAACACGTCAAAGGTGCCGACCCACAGAATGGTCGCCGCGTGGTCGGTGTGGTTCCAACTGCTGTGCACGCAGTCCGAGGGGTGGTGCACCGAGTCCCCTTCCTGCAGAACGCGCTGGTCGCCGTCGACTTCGACGGTGATCGCCCCGCGCAGCACGTAGAGCATCTCCTCTCCCGCGTGGCGGATGGGGGCAATGCGGTGCCCGGGCGGCTCGTGGATGATCAGGCTGTGCACCGTGTTGCCGACGAAGTCGGACGAGAGCCGCTCGAAGCGGCTGGCACCGTCGCTGATGCTGTACACCGGGCGGTCACCGGCAGTGGTGAAACGCTGCTCGCCGCCCGGTTGCGACAGCAGGTGGCTCAGCGGCAGGTCGAGCACCTGCGCGACGGACGCGAGCGATGCGAGCGACGGCTGGGTGATGCCGCGCTCGATCTGGCTGATGAAGCCGACCGACAGCCCGGCGCGGTCGGCGACGGCCTGCAAGGTGAGTTTGACCTCCCGCCGCCGCGCGCGCAGCCGCTCGCCGAGGTTGGGTGCCACACGGCCGACCCCGGTACTGTCAGCGGGTGGGCAGTCTGCTTTTTTAGCCATGCTAAAAATTTCAACACACCCCCGCTCCGGGTGCAAGATTTTTTAGTAAAACTAAAAATTTTGGATCACTACCGCGACCGGTAACCGGGTATCACCCACGCCCGTCGGCAGGCGCACGCTGGCTGTCCGACGCGGCGGCGGGTCAGGCGCCGTCCATCCGACTAGATCGACCCACCCCGCCACGCACGCAGGATCCACACGTAGCTCGCGGCAACCAGCAGCGCTTCGTCAGCGGGATCAAGCGTGCCCGCCAGCCAGATCGCGGTGTTGCCGTTGCCGAGCGAGACAGCTGCCACTGTGCCCGAGCGGCCGTCGATCTGGACGCCGGGCAACACGGTGCCGGTGGCCTCGAACACCGGCTCGTCGGCCTGGCGCGCGCCGGTGTAGGGCTGTTTGACCAGCGCCTCGTCCAACACGCGCACCGCGAACACCTCGTCGTCGCCGACGAGGTCCAGTTTGGGCGGCTGGTCGGCCTGTTGCACGGTGCGCAGGAACCAGGTCTGCTCGCCCTGTCTCAGCGTGCAGATCACCCGCGTGGCGAGCCACTCGCCGTAGTCCACCACGCGGTTGCGCGGCGTGTTCTCGGCCTGTGAACTCACTTCGAGCCGCGACGCCTCTTCGTTTTCAAGGCCGGTGTTGTTGACTACGCAGCGCGTGTTCACGCGCTCCCCGCTCGGGGTGTCGAGCGCGAAGGACAGCGTGACCTCGTCCTCGGTGCGGTACTGGCGGTAGGTGACCCACTCGCCGATGAACGCCTGGTTCAGGATGAGGTTCCAGCCGGTGTTGTCGACGGTTGCCTTGCGCTCGACCTGGCCCGCCTCGCGGCCCGAGTACAACACCTCGGTGTCGCCGATCGCGAGTGCGTCGACCTGGTAGGGCCCGAGCGGCACGTTGAAGACCTCGTCCCGGTACCGCTTGACCGGTGCCACCGCGTCGATCCGCGTGGCGCCGTTCTCGAACTGCGCGTCCAGCACCACCGTCTGGTACCCCACGGTCACGCAGGCGGACAGCAGCACAACCAGGCACAACGACAGAACCCGTGTTTTCATCTCAGTAACCCGTCAAAAGTGTGTTCGCACATCGATGCACGCGCGTACCGCCACGCCACGTTAGAAAATAGTCCAGCGCTGCGGGGTTTGGCGGGCGGTCCGCAACCTGGCGGCACACGGTCTGCGGCACTGCGTCGACAGCACCGCCAACCCGGGAGCTGTCGCCCCTCACGGACACCCTTCGGCCTGATCAACGGCCACGGCCGCGTGTCCCGTGGTCGCGGACCTCAACGCGCACCGGCCGGCACTGTGCGCTGCGTGCCTGGCACGGGCTTTCGCGCATCCGCACGATCCACCACAGCGTCGAAACCCTGGGCCGGTCAATCGTGTCGTGCTTGCATTTTCGTGTGTGTGGATCGGACTGATCCCGCGCAACGCGGCCGGCTTTTCAACAACGGCGATCGACAGCAATACCGTGGCAGTCGGTTTTCACGCGGTGTTCAACCACGCGAACGTCTCGGTGAACATCGGCTGGCCGCGCAACATCGTCGTCACGCCGGACGTCCACCATCGGCACCACGGCAGCAAACGCGCCACGATCGACCGCACCTACGCCGCGCAGGTCGCCTTTCTCAGTAACCGCTTCGGCGCCGCCGTGCAATTCGAGCGGGCCCGGCCGGCGCGCGACGGCATCAGCGCCGGGACGGCGCCCCGCGGCGTCCGCGGGCAGTTGCTCTACCCGCTCAAGCGATGCTGAGCGAGGCTCAGATCTGCGTGGCCTCGCCTTCGAGCTGCGTCACCATCGCACGAATCACTGTGAGGTGCGGGTTCAGTGCCAACGCGCGCTTGAACCATTTGAGCGCGTCGTCGTGGTTGTCGCGCCGCAGGTAGATGTAGCCCTGCCCGCTCACGGCGCCGAAATGCCGCGGTTCGCGTTTCAGGGTTTCGGCGATGTCCATCGCCGAGGCGTCGTAGTCGCCCATGATGAAATACAGCGTCGCACGCTTGTTCCAGCCCTCGGCGATGTCCGGCCGCGCGTCGATGACCGCATCGAAGGACGACAGCGCCTCCTCAAAGCGGTTGGCCGCCATGTGCGCGGTGCCGGCGTTGAGCTGGTCCGAGACGATCTGGTCGTCGACGGTGAGCCACGCCTGCCAGATCTGCTGGGTGAGCACCGCGGCGGTGCGGTTGTCCTCGGTCTTGTGCAACGCCAGGAAGAGTTTGGCAAGACTCGGGTCGGTCTGGTCTGCGCGCGCGGTGCCAACGGCAAACACTGCGACCCCGATCAGGGCGAGCAAACAGGTGCGAATCCGGCGCATGGGTGTCTCCCACTTGGTTTCGACTCACCCCGAGCCTACGCCCTGGGCACCGCTTTGAACAGGCGAATACGTATTCACCCGGCCGAATCACCGGCCCCGTCGGGCACCTGCATGGCGCGAAACTCGTCTCGATCGAGCACGGTGCGAACGGTCTCCAGCATCGGCAGCATCGCTGCCACCTGCTCGAGGTCGATCTCGGCGGCCATGGCGTCGAAGGCCGGCTGCAGCCGCGCGATGATCGTCGGCACCACCGCTTGCCCGGCGGCGTTCAGGCGCACACGCTTGCCGCGGCCGTCGTCCGGGTCGGGCGTGATCTCCACCAGGCCACGCGCATCGAGGCGTTGCAGGGTGTTGGTCATCGCGCCCTTGGTGACTTGCATCGCCCGCGAGAGCGCGAGCGGCGTGTGCGTGGTGTCCGAGGGCTGACGCGTCAGGTGCATCAGCAGCCCGAACTGCGCCGAGGTCATGCCGTCCGGCAGGTGGCGCTCGACAAAGGTGCGCGACAGCTGCTCGATGATGCCGACTTCGGTGAAGAAGCGGACTGGCACGGAAAAGGTGTTCATGGCGCACTGCACGGGAGCAAAGCCCTAGGGTACCGAAGTCCGGCACCCCGCGGCAGCGCGGTGACACGCCACACCGCCCACACCTCAGGCGCGGATCAGCCGCGTGCCGAGGGCCCAGCGGGGCGCCGGGTCTGCGGCTTTGGCGTAGCCGATACGCGCCCACATCTGCACCGTCTCGCCGTCCGATGCGCCGAGCGCGGTGTGCGCCTCGGCGTACTCGGCGGCCATCTCCGGGTACTCCTGCAACGCCTGGCTGAGCGGTTGCATCGCGAGGCCAAGGCCGGTCGCCGCGAGGTTCGCCCGCAGGTAGCTCGCCCCGGCCATCACCTGGTCGACACGGCTGTTGCCGGCCGTGACCAGCCAGAGGTGCCCGCGCGCGGTCGCAAGCTCCTGGGCCATGTCGCGCCCGGTCTGGCGGCCGCGGCCATCGAGGTCGCGCAACGCCGCGTGCGAGATCAACCGAAAGCGGTACAGCCACTCGAAGAACGCGCCCGACAATGCGATGCCGTCCGGGTTCTCCGCCATTTCGCGGCGGCCGATGCGCATCAGCTCGGCGCTTTCGAGGTAGGCAGCGTCGGTGTCGATCTCGCGCTCGAAGGCCCGCACCGCGAGGTCATTGAGCGACACCACCGTCGGACTGTCCACCGCGCTGCCCCACCGCTGGCCGCCGTGCACGCCCGCCGCGGCGAGCACTGCCGCGGCCGTCTCCGCCGCAACAGCATCGTCCTGGTAAACGCCGCGCGTTGTGCGCCGCGCCGCGGCGTGGGCAAAGAGCGGGTCGGCGGAGGCCGCACCCGGCACCAGCCGGAGGTGTGCCACCGAACGCGCGTCCAGCCCGGTCGGTGCGCTGCCCTCGGGGAACCAGTCGACGTCGAGCCGTTCGCCGTCTTCTGCCGCGGCCAATCGCATCAGCTCGACGAAGGCGCCGAGGCCGATGGTAATCTGCCGTTCGAACGGGTCGGTGGCGGGCAGCTTGCGCGTCGGGTCGGCGTAGAGCACCGCCTCGCGCGGGCCGAGCAAGGCCACCTGCCAGGGCTGACGGTTGTGCGGGTTGGGTGCGAGCAGTGCCCAGGACAGCGCGCGGACCACGGGCGTCTCGCCCTGGCCGGCCACCGTCCAGGGCGTGGCCGGGTCCGGCAAGCCACCGGTGGTGGCACACCCGGAGAGGACGGGCGACGCGATCAGGGCGGTGGACCCGAGGACGGTCAGAAACTGGCGACGGTGCATGGCGAGGGCCTAATTTGATTTAACGTTGAACCAGTATCGACCAAAACCGAAAGAAGTTCAACATTAAACTTTATGCGTGCGCGTGCGACGACCTGCCACACACCGCCAAGTCGTCCCACAGCACACTGCCCGCCATGCCCCACTACGGCCCGCCTAAACCCACCGCATGCCACCACCTGCCACCGCGTGCCG
Protein-coding regions in this window:
- a CDS encoding proline dehydrogenase family protein is translated as MSPSTLNDVRARIDAAHVQSEAEALAALCAAAPLDADTRARISARAVALVLRIRAAEDPGLMEVFLAEYGLSTTEGVALMCLAEALLRVPDAETIDALIEDKIAPSAWGKHLGQSSSSLVNASTWALLLTGKVLRDEDESGLIGALHGVVKRLGEPVIRVAVASAMRELGSQFVLGRTIEEAMERAAPFEGKGYSYSYDMLGEAARTEADARRYHLGYSEAISELAKACTADAVRANPGISVKLSALHPRYEVAQRDRVMAELVPRTRSLALLAKSAGMGFNIDAEEADRLSLSLDVIEAVVSDPSLAGWDGFGVVVQAYGQRAPYVIDWLHELATRLDRRLMV
- a CDS encoding cupin domain-containing protein yields the protein MAKKADCPPADSTGVGRVAPNLGERLRARRREVKLTLQAVADRAGLSVGFISQIERGITQPSLASLASVAQVLDLPLSHLLSQPGGEQRFTTAGDRPVYSISDGASRFERLSSDFVGNTVHSLIIHEPPGHRIAPIRHAGEEMLYVLRGAITVEVDGDQRVLQEGDSVHHPSDCVHSSWNHTDHAATILWVGTFDVFGGDDTVPASGTAHTGDAI
- a CDS encoding tetratricopeptide repeat protein, which codes for MRRIRTCLLALIGVAVFAVGTARADQTDPSLAKLFLALHKTEDNRTAAVLTQQIWQAWLTVDDQIVSDQLNAGTAHMAANRFEEALSSFDAVIDARPDIAEGWNKRATLYFIMGDYDASAMDIAETLKREPRHFGAVSGQGYIYLRRDNHDDALKWFKRALALNPHLTVIRAMVTQLEGEATQI
- a CDS encoding MarR family winged helix-turn-helix transcriptional regulator translates to MNTFSVPVRFFTEVGIIEQLSRTFVERHLPDGMTSAQFGLLMHLTRQPSDTTHTPLALSRAMQVTKGAMTNTLQRLDARGLVEITPDPDDGRGKRVRLNAAGQAVVPTIIARLQPAFDAMAAEIDLEQVAAMLPMLETVRTVLDRDEFRAMQVPDGAGDSAG
- a CDS encoding twin-arginine translocation pathway signal protein — encoded protein: MHRRQFLTVLGSTALIASPVLSGCATTGGLPDPATPWTVAGQGETPVVRALSWALLAPNPHNRQPWQVALLGPREAVLYADPTRKLPATDPFERQITIGLGAFVELMRLAAAEDGERLDVDWFPEGSAPTGLDARSVAHLRLVPGAASADPLFAHAAARRTTRGVYQDDAVAAETAAAVLAAAGVHGGQRWGSAVDSPTVVSLNDLAVRAFEREIDTDAAYLESAELMRIGRREMAENPDGIALSGAFFEWLYRFRLISHAALRDLDGRGRQTGRDMAQELATARGHLWLVTAGNSRVDQVMAGASYLRANLAATGLGLAMQPLSQALQEYPEMAAEYAEAHTALGASDGETVQMWARIGYAKAADPAPRWALGTRLIRA